Sequence from the Candidatus Polarisedimenticolia bacterium genome:
GTTTGACCCGTCCCGCGGGATGCGCTAGAGTCCCGCCCATTATTGAGACTGAGTCGCAATCTCCGATGGAGGCAGGGATGCCCCGGCAGAGCGTGGTCAACCGGTTTCTCGAAGGAGGCGGGCTCCGGAGCACGGCGGGACGCCGCGCGATCCTGCGCGAAATCGCCGCGCGATCGCTCGGACGGTTCTCGGCGGACGACCTGATGGAGCGCTTTCGCGGCCGGGGCGTCTCCGTGTCGCGCGCCACCGTCTACCGCACGCTCGACCAGCTGGTGCGCTGCGACCTGCTCGTCCGGCTCGCCCTGGGCCAGAAGCATGCGGTCTACGAGCGGCGCAGCGACAATCGCAGTCCGATCCATTTCTGCTGCGTCCGCTGCGGACACTCCGCCGAGCTGTGCAGCCCGGCGCTGGAGAAGCTCCTGGGCCGCCTCTGCCGGCGGAAGGGATTCACGGCCGAGCGCCGGGGAGTCCAGCTCCTGGGCGTGTGCGTGCGCTGCGGGAAGCTTCCCCCGGATCGCGGGCGGAAGCGATGAGGCGCCCGGGGATGCCGCCGGGACTC
This genomic interval carries:
- a CDS encoding transcriptional repressor; this translates as MPRQSVVNRFLEGGGLRSTAGRRAILREIAARSLGRFSADDLMERFRGRGVSVSRATVYRTLDQLVRCDLLVRLALGQKHAVYERRSDNRSPIHFCCVRCGHSAELCSPALEKLLGRLCRRKGFTAERRGVQLLGVCVRCGKLPPDRGRKR